A window of Roseburia hominis A2-183 genomic DNA:
TCTACGCTTTTGTGAAAAACAACGGAGGAAAAGTTGCTGTCTACAAGGAGAATCTCTACAAACCGATGCCAGGCTACCGCTTCATCGCTTCCAATACCGACCGCAGCAGATACTATGTCGGCGAGTTAAACGGCAAATCTTCCAAGCAGGCTTATATGGATGCCTTACATATCAGCGAGAGCAATATCATCAACCAGACTTTCCACAATCCGCTCGGCAAAATGAACGGACAGGACATCTGTATTATTTCCTTAAAGGAAGTATCCGGGAATGGTCTCTGCTGTTACAGACAGGTCAATGATTCCGATGTGCTCGTTCTTCTGGAAGAACAGGATTACAACGAGATTCTGGATGAGACGCTGCAGCGCATCCGCCGCGATTTCAACCATATTTCCGGCGTTTTCTCCATCAACTGTGTTTTCCGTTACCTTCTGTTCTCACAGGAACACCATATGGAAGATTATCTGAAAACCATGTCCACACTCGGTGATCACGCCGGTCTGATCGGATTCGGAGAACATTATAATCAGCAGTTCGTCAACCAGACCATGACCTGTGTCGTATTTGAATAATCTGTGATAGAAAGAGGAGGATTTCCATGTTTTCATTAAAAACACCAAAGAATGCAGCTGCTGCACCAGCCACGTCCACCAGCCGCTTAGATCTTCATCCTGTTACGCATATTGCGGACTGCCTGTTAGATTACCAGAAGCAGCTCTCCACCAGCGAAGTGCACTCTTTAGATGAACTGCAGTCCATCACACAGGCATTCCAGCTCGTTCTGGACGAAAATGCCGCGCTCCGCGAAAAGCTGGATTCCTTTCATGAGCTGTTCGGCGATGTGGACAGGGCTTCCGGTGAATTTGCTTCCGTCAAATCTGACATTGCCAGCTCTGTCGGTCTTGCACAGCAGCGTGTTGACGGATTGAAAGACAGCTCCAAAGAAGTGCAGGAGCGCTTTTTGGAAATGCAGAACACCTTTTCCGATTTCCAGGTTTCCGTTCAGAAGATCAAGGACTGCATGGCACAGATCATCTCAATTGCCAACCAGACAAACATGCTTGCCCTGAATGCTTCGATTGAGGCTGCCCGCGCCGGAGAGCAGGGAAAAGGCTTTGCGGTCGTTGCCGAGGAGGTCAAAAATCTTGCGAGTGAGATCAAGAGTCTTGTCAGCACGGTAGATATCAGCATCGGCGACGTCGAGCAGGGCACCGCCAACCTGAATACCAGTATTTCCACCTCGCAGGACGCCTTGAACCAGAGTATGGAAAATGTTGATTCCACGTATGAAGTGTTCGATCAGATCACAACCGCTGCCGGCGGTGCGGACACTGTACACCAGCAGATTACAACCGCCATGTCCGCCGCAGAGCAGAAGCTGGACGAAGTCAGCCAGTCCTTCAGCCTTGAGGAACGGCAGTTTGACGCTGTTATGGAGCATATCAATCACGCCAATGATCTCGGAACCACCAAGAGTTCCCTCTTCGAGGACATGACCAATCTGCTCACACAGATTGCGCCGCTCACAGAAGAACTGGAGAAGAACACAATCGTACTTGACAATTCCAAATAGAATCGTTATAGTAAAGTTCGTTATAATAATATCGAATATGAAAACGCTAGGGGTGCAGATTCTGCTGAGAGATGATCGTTCATTGACCCTTATTACTTGAACCGGATAATACCGGCGTAAGGAAGCTTTTTGCAATAACGCAGACAAATCCTCCTGGCTACATATTCACCAAGGAGGATTTTTTTATGAATAACTTTTTTGCTACACCGGAAGGCGGCTGGGGTGACGGTTCCGTCCATCTGACTACCGTCGGTATTGCAATCGTCATCGCAGTCATCGCCCTTCTTCTGATTGTTGCCGCTATCGTGCGCCACAAGAACGCCACGCACAAGTCCGCACTGACCACAAAGCAGCTCGTCTACTCTGCTGTTGCGATCGCGCTGGCCGTTGTGTGTTCGATGATCAAGCTGTTCGACATGCCAATGGGTGGTTCCGTCACTCTGCTGTCCATGCTTTTCATCGTTCTGATCGCTTACTGGTATGGTCCGTATGTCGGCATTATGACCGCAGTGGCTTACGGCCTGGTGCAGTTCGTACTGGAGCCGATTTTCTACACAATCCCGCAGATGCTCTTGGACTACCCGCTGGCATTCGGTGCTCTGGGTCTTGCCGGCTTCTTCAATAAGAAAAAGTGGGGACTTCAGATCGGATATATCGTTGGCGTTATCGGACGTTTTGTATTTGCAACGATCTCCGGCGTTGTATTTTTCGCAGCATACGCCCCGGAAGGCATGAGCCCGCTGGCATATTCTGCCGGCTATCAGGCATCCTACCTTGTTCCGGAGGCAATCATCACCTTGATTATCATCTGCATTCCACCGGTATCACATGCACTTGCGGAAGTCCGCAAACGCGCCGTGGAAGCGTAGGCAGCGCTATAAAAAGGACTGCCGCCCCCGCGCTTTGCACTTTAAAACGGGATACGTTTTATTATAAGAATATTGGAGAATATGAAGTTCCAGAATGCAACCAGAGGCGGCAATTCTTTGAAGCAAAATCCGAGGATTTCTTCCGTGCCGCGTCGAACATCGAGTTCTGTGTCTTTCCACGTTTGGACAGTCCCCGGGGCGTGTCCGACAAAACACAGACAATGAGCGGACTTTCTGGTGCCCCTAGTGGCACCGCTTCACAGACAATATAAAACCGCGCGAACCGAAACTCGTTATCATCTGCTATTGAAAACAAGGCAGATGATAACTCAGACATCGGCTTCGCGCGGTTATGTTGTGTTCAGTGGTGCCAACAAGGGGCACACACAAAAGTCCTTAAATTGTCTGCGGTTTGTGGACACGCCACGTGGAATGTTCCAAACTTGGAAAAACACAGATGATCAAGGATGTTCGACGCGGCATGGTTAGAAATACCGGATTTTGCGCTTAGAATTGCCGCCTCCGGTTGCATCTGGAACGTGATAGTCTCTGCTTCCCATAATAAAACGTATCCCGTTTATAGTGCGATGCACGCGGGCGAAAGCCCTTTTTAATCTAAGAGCATCTCTACGCAGCCGTACATTCCGGCGTCATTCCCGAGTCCCGCAAGTACGAACTTTGTGTTGGCGCATGCGTGGAATGAAGTGGCAACAAAGTGCTTCTTCACTGCATCCGTGAGAATATCACCAGCTTTGGAGACGCCTCCACCGATTACGATGACCTCCGGATTCACAACACATGCGATATTGGAAAGTGCTGCTCCTAAAATGCCACATACCTCATCGACAACTTCAAGCGCCACTTTATCACCCGCTTTGGCTTCGTCAAATACGTCCTTTGCGGTCAGATCTGCATGTTTTCTAAGCGCAGTATCTTCGGATGCCTTCTCGAGGGTACGCTTCGCCACACGCACAACTCCGGTTGCAGACGCATACTGCTCCAGACAGCCGTACTGTCCGCAGTTACACTGCTCCTTCTCGTGTGCATTCACTGTAATATGACCAATCTCGCCACCGGCTCCGTCAAATCCGGCTACAACTTTTCCGTCGACAATAATGCCGCCGCCGACTCCGGTTCCCAGCGTTACCATGATGACATCTCTGCAGCCTTTTGCCGCACCCTGCCACATCTCGCCGAGTGCCGCCACGTTTGCATCATTTCCTGCCTTCACCTTCAGTCCGGTCAGATCTCCAAGTTCTTTTTCTACATTTACAACACCCCAGCCGACGTTCACGCAGCGGTGTACCACACCGTCATTTTTTACCGGTCCCGGCACACCGACACCGATTCCCTGCACATCGTTCCTGGAGATTCCCTTTTCTGTCAGCTTTCCCTCAATCGCCTGAGCCACATCCGACAGAATCGATGCTCCGCCGTTTTCCTTATTCGTCTTGATCTCCCATTTGTCAATGAGCTTTCCATCCGTCTCAAAAAATCCGATCTTGCAGGTCGTTCCCCCTACGTCAACTCCAAATGCATATTTTTTCATGCTTCCATTCTCCTGTTCCCTATTTGTATCCTTGCATCGTTTTCTGTCCGTTATGTACTCTGCCGATGCCTTTACCCATGCTTATGATAACGTTTCCAGTCTTATCTGTCAATGTTAAGGTGTATTCTCTTAAGGTGCCCCGGGCGCTGTCTCCTGCGGCGTATCCGAAGCGTTCTCCCCGGATGACTGCGCTGCATTTTCCTGCGCTGCGTCGGATGCATTTTCCTGTGACGTTCCTGTTGTATTCTGCTGCGAAGCGTCTGACGGCTGTTCCTGTGTGGCATCCGGCGTATCCGATATCCCCTGCCCGTTTTCCTGTGAAGATGACGGAACATCCGTCGCACTTCCCTGTGGCGTGTCCGGTGTATCCGTCACATTCTCCTGCGGTGTGTCTCCATTCTCCGCCGGCGTTTCCTCCTGTGCGCTTCCCTCATCCGTTGCTGCATCCTCTGCGTCTGTCTCCCCGGAAGAAGCATCCGGAATCTGCGTATAGGGCAGAAAATCCAGCCATTCCAGTCCTTCATGTGCCTGCTCCATAAATGTCTGCCAGATTTTTCCCGGGTAGGTATTGCCCATCAGGCTGTCCATCTCTTTTGGCATATCGTATCCAACCCACACGCTGGTCGTGTAATATCTCGTATAGCCGGCCAGCCAGCCGTCTTTGTGGTCGTTGGTGGTTCCCGTCTTTCCGGCGCACGGCATATCCGACAGTCCAAGTCCGCGCCCCGTACCGTTGGTAAAAACTCCCTTCAAAACATCCGTCATCATCCGCGCCGCATTCTGCCGGTAGACTTCCTGCCCCTCCTGCGCTGCAAGATAAACATCCGCCCCGTCATCGCCGGTGATCCGCATAATACAGGTCGGCTCGCGGTACACCCCGTCATTGGCGAGCGCCGCATATCCGGCCGCCATCTCCAGAGGCGACACACCGTTGGTAAAGCCGCCCAGCGCCGTCGCCGGTACATAATCCGCCGCATCCAGCCTGGAAAAATGCATGTTCTCAAGATAGGACAGACCGACCTGCGGCGTCAGTTCTTCATAGAGCTTCCACGCAATGGTATTGATTGATTTTTCGACTGCGGTGCGCACCGTCACATTTCCAAGGTAGGTACCGTTCGCATTTTTCGGTCCGTCTTCCACCGGTTCATCCACAACAATGCTCTCCGGCGTATAATTCCGCTCGAACGACGGCGTGTATACCGTGAGCGGCTTAATCGCACTTCCCGGCTGACGGTAGCTCTGGTAGGCGCGGTTTAACGTGTATCCGTCAAAATCCTGCTCCCTGCCGCCCACCATCGCGCGCACGTAGCCGCTATCGTTGTCAATGCAGACTGCCGCCCCCTGCAGATCATAAACACCCTCGTCATTTTTCTCCGTAAAAGCGGATAAGGTATCGTCAACTGCCGCCTGCAGTTCCTCCTGAAGCTGCAGGTCAAAGGACGTATAAATCTGATAGCCCTCCGTGTACAGCTGCTTCTGGCACTCGCTGTAGGATTCGCTGTAAGCCTGCTCGTAAGCCTCCCTCTCGCCCTCCGTTGCAAACTGATACTGGAACACAAACCCGGCCTGCTCCATCAGAGCACGGGTCGCACAGTAATAGGCGTACGTTTCCACGTAATTATTTTTTTCCATCGCCTCCGGCCGCTTTAAGGTAATGTTCTCCGCTACCGCCGCTGCATATGCCATCTGTGTAATCTTGCCGTCATCCCGCATTTTACCCAGAATCCGGTCGCGCCGCTCGACTGCATGATCCATGTGGGTAACCGGATCATACACGGTTGGATTGTTGGGAATCGCACATAAAAATGCGATCTGCGAGAGATCCAGATCCCCGACCTCACTGTCGAAATAGCCGCTGCCTGCTGCTCCGATTCCATAATACCCGTTGCCATAGTAAATATTATTCAGATAAAATTCCAGAATCTGATCCTTGGTATATTTTTTCTCCAGATTCTGTGCAATAAAAATCTCTTCCACCTTGCGCTGCCAGGTCTTCTCCTGCGTCAGAAATACATTTCTGGCAAGCTGCATTGTGATCGTGCTTCCCCCCTGCGTGATCTTCCGGTTTTCAAGCAGTGATTTTGCCGCGCGCACAAGCGCTCTGAAATCCACGCCTCTGTGCTGGTAAAAACGCTGATCCTCCATACAGACCACCGCATCGATCACGGGCTGCGGTATCTCGTCGCGCTTTAGATAATAGGACGCTCCCTGGTCATTAAGCCTGGATATCACACTGCCGTCAGCCGCATACACAACGCTTGTGCGGTACCTCCGGAACGTCTCCTCCGTCGAATTCCGTACCAGACTGTCCGCTTCCTTGCGGATGCTGCCCACCTCTGAGGCATATCCGCCAAGGACATAGTAGCCCAGCCCGCCGAGCACCAGCAGGGAAAGGACAAACTGTACTTTGACAAATATCCAGAATCCCCGATATTTTTTCTTCTTTTTCTTTGCAGCCACCGTATTCCTCCCTGCCCTTTTCTCGCGTGTCACGCTGTGCCGTCCTGCCCCTCTTTGCCTACAACGTAAACGGTACTATAACTCTATCATGTGATATGCGATTCCCAGTTCCTCCAACAGCTTCTGCTCCCGTCTCTGGCAGGTAAACAGGATCGTCTGCGTCCCGTTCGCCGCCAGCAGCCGCAGCGTCTGCCGCAGACGGTCATCGTCATACATTGCAAAGGTTTCATCCAGAAGCAGCGGCAGCGGTTCTTCCTGTGTCACAATGCTTCCGACTGCCATGCGGAACGCAAAATAGAACTGTTCCAGCGTTCCTCTGCTGAGCGCCTCCGGCAAAACCTCTCTTCCCTCCGTCTGCACGCGGAGCTTTCCCGTTTCGTCCACTTCCGCCAGATCGTATTTTCCCTCTGTAATCGCAGAGACATATCTGGATACCACACTGTTGATCTCATCTCTCCGCTCGTCCCCGTATTCCCTTGACAGGCGGATGATCTCATTTTTTGCCATCTCGACGGCATCAAGTTCCAGCTGGAGTTCTCTCTCCCGTGCGCCCGCTCCGCTGCATACTTCCAGCTGTTCTGCCAGATTGCATCGTCTCGTTTCCTTCTCCGCGAGTGTTTCCTCCAACCCTGCAAGCAAGCGTCTGCTCTGCTTTTCCGACTCCGCAAGCCGGATGCGCACCGCGTCCTCCGCTGCCGCGCTCTCTGGCGCCTCCGCCGTCTCCTTCCCATTTTCTCCTGCACGCGCCTGCCCCGCGCTCCTATGGCGCAGTATGCCTGCCACTCCGATGCCGAGCAGAATGGCAAGAACGCCTTCCGCCGCCGCAAACAGCTCCGGCGCATAACCCGCGCGGTGATACCACCATGCATTTCCTGCCAGTCCCACTGCTGCCGCCAGTCCCAGAAAAAGGCTTCTCACAGGAAAACCGTTTCCGTCAGCTCTCCTTTCCCTGTCTGACGCAGTCCCCGCATTTTCCGCAGTTCGGGCATCTTCCGGTCGCTGTCCGTCTCTCACCTGCGGGTGCATCCTGGCATACGCCCGCATATCCGCTGCCGCCTTCTCGATCTGCTCACGAAGCCTGCCGCAGTCCTCCTCGAGCATGCGCCGCTCCACGGTAAGCTGCTGCAGCTGTTGTTCCCGCTTCTCCTGTTCACTTTTGATCTGCGACTGCAGGCTTCTCTTTTTCTGCTCCAGTTTTTCCACCGCACGCGTCACGCGGATTCCCGCATTGCCCCCGTCCGACATATCGGAAAGATACTCTGCCAGAAGTCCGGTCAGCTCTGCTCCCGTCACCGCCCGGCACTGCGGAATATCACAGGTGTTCTCATACGCCTCCCGGGTGACCCCTCCTAAAAGCATTCCAAGATCTCCGTACGCGACGGACAGTTCCTCCCCGTCCGCCAGATTGCAGAGGCGTGCTCTCGGTTCTTTATGGTAAAAATTGCGTTCCAGATAAAACGGTCTGCCTCCGACGCTAAACTGCAGCGCGCCGCTGTAATAGGACGGTGCATGCCACGGCTCATAGCGCAGATAGCCCTCCGTCCCCTTTGCCCGTCCCCGGCCTTTTTCCAGCCCGAACAGCATCGCGGTCAGAAACGCGTGCAGCGTCGTCTTACCGGCTTCGTTTTTTCCATATACAATGTTGATCCCCGGGGCAAAATCCACGGTTCTATCTGCCAGCTTTCCAAAGCGAAAAATTGCGGCTCTGTCAATCTGCATGTCTGTCCCATCCTTTGCTTTTTGTCATACTTCAGGCATTCCGTCAGCAGTCATAGCCGAGCAGCGCATTCACACCGTACTCCAGTGCCTTTGCGGTGCAGACGCCCGGTTCTTTTTTTCGCATACTGCGTATGTATTCCCCAAGTATCGAATCCGCGTGCTCCTCCAGCAGCTTCTCGTAATCATAATCCGGCACCGTCTGGTCTGTAATATCCACAATCCGGTCGAGCTTCCCGATCTCCTGCACATCAAAGGAATACTCCGGATCTTTTTTCCCTTTGATATACAGACGGAAATACTGATACTCCGGTCTCTGCTCCAACAGCTCCTTTGCCCAGTCCCACAGCATACGGTCTGTCGTGTTCCGGTCTGCCTGATACATCTCATGACAATATTCGCAATGGCGCAGCGGATAAAAATACACATCTGCCCCCGCTGCACCGAACGTTCCCATCCAGTATCCGTGCGGCCCGGTGTCGTTGCAGTCTGTCGGCTCCAGGCTTCCCGCCATTACCGCCTTGTGCGGCATGAGCCAGCCGCTCCTGTGAATGTGTCCCGCCGCAATATAATCAAATCCGTTCTGTAATATCCGCTCCGCCGAAAACGCAATATGGCGCTCATCGCCGCCATGTGCCAGCAGGATGTTGCACCTGCTGCGGTTTACAGGGCGCAGATCATCATACCGTCTGTCACGGATCTCCCTGTGCCAGTAGCTTAGCCCGTATACGGTCGTGTTGTATTCCGGAAAATCGACTGCTTCCGCTTCCTCTTTCTTAAATACTGTCACGTTATCCGGCCACAAATCCGCGAGGTAATACGACTTTTCCCTGAGATAATCATGATTGCCGGCAATCAAAAGAACCTGTGTGTCCGGAATCTCTCCGAAAAGGCGGCTGACCTCCCGCACCTCCTTTTTGAGCGGCTGTGCGTGGAAAAGATCCCCCGTCACAAACAGAAACTCCGGTTTTTCTCTTTTTGCCACCCCGATCACATCTGCAAAAGAATCCCAGATCTGCCGCGCCCGCTGCTCACTCCACGGCTTTCCCTGATCCGGCTTTACCCCGAGATGTACGTCTGCGATATGTATAAATTTCAAACTGCATCTTCTCCGTTCTGCGTTAATTACCTCTATTGTACACTGTCGCGCCATGTTTCACAAGTTTATCCGGCATGTACCCTCTCCCAAAAATAACTGCCGGATTTCTGAAGCCGGAATGGACGATGTTTTATGATGGAGATGTCAGAAAATACGAAGTTCCAGAATACAGCCGGCAGCGACATTCTGATCGCAAAATCCGGTATTTCTAACCATGCCGCGTCGAACATCCTCAATGATCTGTGTTTTTCCAAGTTTGGAGCATTCCACGGGGTGTGTCCGCAATCCGCAGACAATTTTAGGACTTTTGTGTGTGCCCCCTTGTTGGCACCAGAAAGTCCGCTCATTGTCTGCGGTTTGTCGGACACTCCCCGTGAACTGTCCAAACGTGGAAAGACACAGAATTCGATGTCCGACGTGGCACGGAAGAAATACTCGGATTTTACTCCAAAGAATTGTCGCTGCCGGCTGCATCTGGAACTTATCGTTTTCTCTCTCTCCATACAAAATATATGCCATTCTATGCTTCAGAAATCCGGCAGTTATTTTTCCTCTGAGGTGTCCAGCAGAAGTTTCATGCTGCCGTACATGCCGGCATCATTTCCCAGACGTGCCAGTTCAAACGGAATGTCCGCACCTGCCGGCAGTACATCGGGTCTGTAATACTTCTGTACGATACGCAGGATGATCTCTCCCGCCCCGGCGATTCCTCCACCGATCACAAAGACCTCTGGATCTATCACTTCCGCCACGGCTGCGAGCGCGCTTCCAAGCGCTTTTCCCAGAACCTCCACAGCATCCAGTGCCAGACGGTCGCCTCTCTTTGCCGCATCCAGAATCTGTTTTGCCGACAGTTCCGGTGTGTCGACGAGTATCGTGTAGGGATCCTTTTTCTCCAATAATTTTCTCGTTATGCGGATCAGTCCCTTTGCGGAAGCATACTGCTCCACGCACCCGTATTTTCCGCAGACACACCGCTCAATCTCCTTGTGGAACACGGTCATATGCCCGATCTCGCCCGCGATTCCATGGGCGCCTGCGAGCACTTTTCCATTCAGGATGACCGCTCCGCCCACGCCTGTTCCAAGCGTTACCATCACCATATCGCGGTACCCCCTGCCGCCGCCCTGCCACAGTTCTCCGAGAGCCGCCGCATTTGCGTCGTTGCAGACACAGACCTTTTTCTGCAGGCGCATCTTTAACTGCTCCTGCACCGGACATGCCTCCCATCCCAGATTCACAGCGCCTCTGACAACTCCATCCCGCCCGGCAATTCCCGGTGTGTCAATGCCGACGCCTATGATCTGCTCATCCGCAAGCCCCCGCTCTCTCTGTCTGCGTTCCAGTGATGCTGCCACATGTTCTATAATATGTTCCCCCTGTTCACTGGTATCCGTTGGAATCTCCCATTTTTCCATCAGTTTCCCGCTGTCTGTAAACAGACCAAGTTTGCAGCTTGTGCCCCCGACATCTACGCCAAAACCATACTTCTCCATGTTTTCCCCCTGCCCGCAGCATCTGATCGTCTTCTCCCCCGTCAGACGCCGCCTTTTTTCTTTGTCCTCATTATAGGACAGATCCATACTGTGGAACAATTACACATCTTGGCTTTATTTTGCCATATTTGTTCTTCTCTGTATCTTTCCAATCTCCGTGCACCGTAATACAGTCTCATCTCCACTCACACGCCCGGCTGCTGTCACATCTCTCTCCGGGATACTGGTATTCTTATCCCCGTCTTGCGGTTACCTGATGTGGCTTGTGATGATTGTTCCAACCGTACGCAAAATAAATTTTCTCAGATCTGCTTCAGACATGTTGCCCACATCTATTCTGTCGCCGCTCATTTTTTCAAATTGAACCTCCCCACTGATCGAAATCACAAGGTTTATATCATGCTCACCATTATCAATCAAAAACTCATAGCCCCCTTCTTCCCCTGCTGCTTTTCCTGTCAGTTCCAGTATGGAATGCTCACCCTCCAAATCCTCTGCGAGCAATTCCAGATTCTGCATTCTGTATTCTCCTCCCTTGAACAGCAGGCGGAATGCCGTATCAGACTTTTCCGCCTCCGTAACAACCGCTGCCAGTTTATTCTGGTACACATAGACTTTTACATTGATATCCCCCATACTGCATGCTCTATCTCTGAGCTGCGAAAAGTCCTCCCCCAGCTTCAGCTTCAATGCATCTGCTGCTCCACCGTAATACGCATCGTATACCTCCTTCACTCCATCCATTACCTGCAGAAGTTCATCCTCTGTGACGGTAAATTCATACCCGTTACATTTTCTGGCGCTGCCGTCCACTATGAATTCTTCTTTTTCTGCTTTTTTTATATCGAGCGTCTTGTACTCATCGTATATTACGGACAGGATCTCCTGCGCCGCTCTGTTCTGTTCTTCTTTCGAGGTAAGTTCACGAAGTGCCGCATCGATCGATGCAACCCCATCCGCTCCCAGAAGATCCACTATGTAGCCGTCTTTCTCTTCTTTGTAATTGTATACCAGCAGATTATCTGTAAGCATCGGGATGCTTGCGCAGAGCTGCTCATCATCCAGGTTTGCCAGAAAATCCAGATTCTCCCTACCGAAAAGTGAAATCGTTCCCCCTGCCTGCAGCTGTGTATCTTTGTATTTAAACGTTCCATCAAAGTCTTTTCCCCTGACAGCCCCTTTTACACCAATCGTATATTTCCCGGATGCTATAATATCTGCAGCATTCCTATTCTCAACAACCGTGGGCAGATCTTTTATGGTATTTCTTGCTGCAAGCAGAATCCTGTTACTTCTGCTCAAAAATGCTCCGCTGCAAATTCCAATGATCAAAATAATTGCCGCCACAGCCACTACGCCGATCGTCCATATGATTTTTTTCGGCACCTTCCTGCCAGACTTTCCATCTGCTTTGGTCATTTCCCCCATCGTCACGTCAGGTTTTTCGCTCATATGTTTCCACCTTTCTAACTTTCCATGAAACTCATTTGCTTTATGAGATTACCATGTCTCCCGGCTTCTTTCAAGGCATATGCCCAAAAAGGCACCTGAAACACACTGTTTCAGATGCCTTTTTCCAGTTCTGTTCTACTGTTCCATCTGTCTGCCCAGAAAGCCTGCCGCCGCCGCCGCAAGTTTGCTCTCTGTCTCTCCCATTTTCTCCCGTTCTTCCCGTGAGCAGAGGATCACTGCGCCAATGGCGTCCCCCTCACAGATAATCGTGCTGATTGCCTGCTGTCTGTACTCGCCGGCATCGTCCGCCGTCAGTTTTACAAATGCCTTTTCGTCGTCAGAAGCTACCAGACTTTTCCGCTCACCGATGATCTCCTCCAACTGTCCGCTGATGGGCTTGCCCTCAAAATCCTTCTTGCCACTGCCGGACGCCGCGACCACATGATCCCCGTCCGTGATCAGCACCAGATATCCCGTCGTGTGCGCCA
This region includes:
- a CDS encoding ATP-binding protein; this translates as MQIDRAAIFRFGKLADRTVDFAPGINIVYGKNEAGKTTLHAFLTAMLFGLEKGRGRAKGTEGYLRYEPWHAPSYYSGALQFSVGGRPFYLERNFYHKEPRARLCNLADGEELSVAYGDLGMLLGGVTREAYENTCDIPQCRAVTGAELTGLLAEYLSDMSDGGNAGIRVTRAVEKLEQKKRSLQSQIKSEQEKREQQLQQLTVERRMLEEDCGRLREQIEKAAADMRAYARMHPQVRDGQRPEDARTAENAGTASDRERRADGNGFPVRSLFLGLAAAVGLAGNAWWYHRAGYAPELFAAAEGVLAILLGIGVAGILRHRSAGQARAGENGKETAEAPESAAAEDAVRIRLAESEKQSRRLLAGLEETLAEKETRRCNLAEQLEVCSGAGARERELQLELDAVEMAKNEIIRLSREYGDERRDEINSVVSRYVSAITEGKYDLAEVDETGKLRVQTEGREVLPEALSRGTLEQFYFAFRMAVGSIVTQEEPLPLLLDETFAMYDDDRLRQTLRLLAANGTQTILFTCQRREQKLLEELGIAYHMIEL
- a CDS encoding metallophosphoesterase family protein, which translates into the protein MKFIHIADVHLGVKPDQGKPWSEQRARQIWDSFADVIGVAKREKPEFLFVTGDLFHAQPLKKEVREVSRLFGEIPDTQVLLIAGNHDYLREKSYYLADLWPDNVTVFKKEEAEAVDFPEYNTTVYGLSYWHREIRDRRYDDLRPVNRSRCNILLAHGGDERHIAFSAERILQNGFDYIAAGHIHRSGWLMPHKAVMAGSLEPTDCNDTGPHGYWMGTFGAAGADVYFYPLRHCEYCHEMYQADRNTTDRMLWDWAKELLEQRPEYQYFRLYIKGKKDPEYSFDVQEIGKLDRIVDITDQTVPDYDYEKLLEEHADSILGEYIRSMRKKEPGVCTAKALEYGVNALLGYDC
- a CDS encoding PBP1A family penicillin-binding protein yields the protein MAAKKKKKKYRGFWIFVKVQFVLSLLVLGGLGYYVLGGYASEVGSIRKEADSLVRNSTEETFRRYRTSVVYAADGSVISRLNDQGASYYLKRDEIPQPVIDAVVCMEDQRFYQHRGVDFRALVRAAKSLLENRKITQGGSTITMQLARNVFLTQEKTWQRKVEEIFIAQNLEKKYTKDQILEFYLNNIYYGNGYYGIGAAGSGYFDSEVGDLDLSQIAFLCAIPNNPTVYDPVTHMDHAVERRDRILGKMRDDGKITQMAYAAAVAENITLKRPEAMEKNNYVETYAYYCATRALMEQAGFVFQYQFATEGEREAYEQAYSESYSECQKQLYTEGYQIYTSFDLQLQEELQAAVDDTLSAFTEKNDEGVYDLQGAAVCIDNDSGYVRAMVGGREQDFDGYTLNRAYQSYRQPGSAIKPLTVYTPSFERNYTPESIVVDEPVEDGPKNANGTYLGNVTVRTAVEKSINTIAWKLYEELTPQVGLSYLENMHFSRLDAADYVPATALGGFTNGVSPLEMAAGYAALANDGVYREPTCIMRITGDDGADVYLAAQEGQEVYRQNAARMMTDVLKGVFTNGTGRGLGLSDMPCAGKTGTTNDHKDGWLAGYTRYYTTSVWVGYDMPKEMDSLMGNTYPGKIWQTFMEQAHEGLEWLDFLPYTQIPDASSGETDAEDAATDEGSAQEETPAENGDTPQENVTDTPDTPQGSATDVPSSSQENGQGISDTPDATQEQPSDASQQNTTGTSQENASDAAQENAAQSSGENASDTPQETAPGAP
- a CDS encoding FIST signal transduction protein; amino-acid sequence: MKQYFGMSQTGNLKEAAQGVHAPGLLILMSNADQFEAHVTELESLFPGVPSIGCIGMSYSTRVVEKGVGLVAFYDNVTAVANVLEQASTMPVKYIERMEQDLKNVHASSKDTVCIDLCTGNDACVLTTIHSILGKVGIPLVGGTGDSGKVSVNGTIYEDADVYAFVKNNGGKVAVYKENLYKPMPGYRFIASNTDRSRYYVGELNGKSSKQAYMDALHISESNIINQTFHNPLGKMNGQDICIISLKEVSGNGLCCYRQVNDSDVLVLLEEQDYNEILDETLQRIRRDFNHISGVFSINCVFRYLLFSQEHHMEDYLKTMSTLGDHAGLIGFGEHYNQQFVNQTMTCVVFE
- a CDS encoding ROK family glucokinase; its protein translation is MKKYAFGVDVGGTTCKIGFFETDGKLIDKWEIKTNKENGGASILSDVAQAIEGKLTEKGISRNDVQGIGVGVPGPVKNDGVVHRCVNVGWGVVNVEKELGDLTGLKVKAGNDANVAALGEMWQGAAKGCRDVIMVTLGTGVGGGIIVDGKVVAGFDGAGGEIGHITVNAHEKEQCNCGQYGCLEQYASATGVVRVAKRTLEKASEDTALRKHADLTAKDVFDEAKAGDKVALEVVDEVCGILGAALSNIACVVNPEVIVIGGGVSKAGDILTDAVKKHFVATSFHACANTKFVLAGLGNDAGMYGCVEMLLD
- the thiT gene encoding energy-coupled thiamine transporter ThiT translates to MNNFFATPEGGWGDGSVHLTTVGIAIVIAVIALLLIVAAIVRHKNATHKSALTTKQLVYSAVAIALAVVCSMIKLFDMPMGGSVTLLSMLFIVLIAYWYGPYVGIMTAVAYGLVQFVLEPIFYTIPQMLLDYPLAFGALGLAGFFNKKKWGLQIGYIVGVIGRFVFATISGVVFFAAYAPEGMSPLAYSAGYQASYLVPEAIITLIIICIPPVSHALAEVRKRAVEA
- a CDS encoding methyl-accepting chemotaxis protein, whose product is MFSLKTPKNAAAAPATSTSRLDLHPVTHIADCLLDYQKQLSTSEVHSLDELQSITQAFQLVLDENAALREKLDSFHELFGDVDRASGEFASVKSDIASSVGLAQQRVDGLKDSSKEVQERFLEMQNTFSDFQVSVQKIKDCMAQIISIANQTNMLALNASIEAARAGEQGKGFAVVAEEVKNLASEIKSLVSTVDISIGDVEQGTANLNTSISTSQDALNQSMENVDSTYEVFDQITTAAGGADTVHQQITTAMSAAEQKLDEVSQSFSLEERQFDAVMEHINHANDLGTTKSSLFEDMTNLLTQIAPLTEELEKNTIVLDNSK